From Kitasatospora sp. MAP12-44:
TCGCCCGGGCGCGGGCACGGGCCGCGGCCGGGTCGGCCAGCGCCGTCCAGGAGACGCAGTACATCAGCAGCCGGCTGACGAAGTTGATCCACAGCAGCAGGGCGATCGGCACCCCGAACGCCCCGTACAGGCTCTTGCCGGAGACCGAACTCAGGTACGAGGCGAGCAGCACCTTGAGCAGCTCGAAGCCGACCGCGCCGATCAGCGCGCCGATCACCACCTCCCGCCGGCGCTGGCCGGCGATTCGCGGAAACGGCGCGAGCAGGTAGCCGAAGAGCAGCATGTCGGCGCCGACCGCGATCACGAACCCGGCCACCGCGAGCAGGTCGTGGCCGGGGCCGCGGTCGGAGAGGCCCAGCGAGGTGGCGAGCCGGCCGGCCAGCGTGCTGCCCACCGCGGAGGCGCCCAGCGAGATCAGCGAGATCAGCCCGAGACCCCCCAGCACCAGGCAGTCCCAGGCCTTCAGCAGGACGACGTTGCCGTCCTCCGGCGGCAGCTGCCAGATGTCCCGGATCGAGCCGCGCATGGTGTTCACCCAGCCCAGGCCGGAGAGCAGCAGCACCAGACCGCTGATCGCGCCGACCGCGCCGGCGTTGGCGATCAGCGAGTCGAGGCCCAGTGAGGTGGCCAGGCCCGGCACCTGGTCGGAGATCTTCTGCTTGAGTTCGTCGACCTGGCTGGTGGTGAGGGTGGCCACAGCGATGGCCAGCGCGACGGTCAGCAGCGGAAAGAGCGCCAGGAAGCCGAAGAAGGTGACGGCGCCGGCCAGCCGGTTGGCCTTGGCCTCGGTGAAGAGCTCGTAGCTGCGGTAGGCGCGGGTGCGCAGCACGGCCGTCACGAGTGGGCCCACCACCGGCAGCCTGGTCAGGAATTTCATGGCCGACGCCTACCCTGACGGTCTGCTGAAAAGTCCTGAAGTGGTGGTTTTGAACCGGAACGGGGAACCGGCCCCGGGTGCGGCTCCACGGCCGCCGATTCCGCGCCCCGGGGCCGTAGATCGACCCCCCGGTGGGCTCAGCCACAGAGGGTAGTATCGCGGCGTACCGCCTGCCCAGCGACTCGTCCCCAGCGGACCGGTCCCGCAGGTTGGTCGTTTGTTCCCCGATGAAAGGCCCGCGCACTCATGGCCCCCCGTCTCTCCGTCGTTGTCCCGATCTACAACGTCGAGCGGTACCTGGAGGAGTGCCTGGAGTCCATCGCCAACCAGACCATGGGCGATCTCGAGTGCATCATGGTCGACGACGGCTCCAAGGACGGCAGCGCGGCGCTCGCGGAGGCCTTCGCGGCCAAGGACTCGCGGTTCCGCCTGGTCAGCAAGAAGAACGCGGGCCTCGGCGCGGCCCGCAACACCGGCCTGCTGCACCTGACCGAGGGCACCGAGTTCATCGCCTTCGTGGACAGCGACGACACCCTGCCGCCCAGTGCGTACGAGCTGATGATCACCACGCTCGACCAGACCGGCTCCGACTTCGCCACCGGGAACGTACTGCGGTTCCGGGCCATCGGGCACTACCCCTCGGGCGGGCACCGCAAGCCGTTCAAGGAAACCCGGCTGCAGACCCACATCACCGAGATCCCCGCGCTGGTCACCGACCGCACGGCGTGGAACAAGGTCTACCGGCGCTCCTTCTGGGAGGCGGCCGGCATCCTCTACCCCGAGGGCATCCTCTACGAGGACGCGCCGGTCAGCGTGCCGCACCACTACCTGGCGCGCAGCGTGGACGTGCTCTCCGAGCCGATCTACCACTGGCGCGAGCGCGAGGTCGGCGAGATGTCGATCACCCAGATGCGCACCAACCCGCGCGGGCTGATCGACCGGGTGACCTCGATGGAGCTGGTCCGGGCCTGGCTGCTGAAGCAGACCGACCCGAAGTTCAAGGAGTACCTGCACTCCTACGACGAGAACAACCTCGTCGAGGAGATCCCGATGTTCTTCCAGTCCACGCTGGAGGGCGACGAGGAGTACCGCGGCGCGTACCAGGAGTGCGTCAGCCGGCTGCTGCGGGCGATCGGCCCCGAGCACGTCCGCAAGCTGCGCGCACCGCTCAAGCTGAAGTACCACCTGACCCTCCAGGGGCGGATGGACGAGTTCATCGAGCAGCTGCGCTTCGAGCTGGACAGCAACGGCGCCGCCCCCGCGCGCGGCCTGCTCCGCCCGTACGCCGACTACCCGTTCCTGCGCGGCGGGCGCAAGAGCGTGCCGGCCGACGTGCTGCGGCTGGACAACGCGCTGGTGATGCGCAGCCGGGTGTACTCCTCGGCCTGGGCGGACGGCAGGTTCCAGCTGACCGGGCACGCCTTCCCCGAGCACCTGGGCGCGGAGAACAAGCACGACATGGTCAAGGTGATCGTGCTGCGCGAGGCCAAGGGCCGCCGGGTGATCGCCGTCCCGACCAAGGTGCGGTACAGCCCAGAAGCCACCGCCAGCTCCCCGCACGACCTGTACAGCTGCGACTGGGCCGGTTTCACCGCGGTCATCGACCCGGCGAAGTTCAAGCGGCGCGGGCAGTGGCAGGACGGCACCTGGCGGGTGCTGATCGCGGGCTTCGGCAAGGCGGGCGTGTACAAGGGCCGGATCTCCGGCGGCTGGCACGACAGCGCGCAGAGCTTCCCGTCGTACTGGGTGGAGGACAACGTCCGGGTGGTGCCCTCGCTGAAGGACACCTTCCTGCACCTGCGGGTGGAGACGCTGCGGGCCAAGGTCACCGAACTGCGGGCCGAGGGCGGCGAGGTGGAGGTCAGCGGGACGGTGCGCGCGGTCTCCGACCTGGCCGGCGTGCGGCTGCGGCTGAACCACGCGGAGTCGGACAAGGCACTGACCTTCCCGATCGAGTTCGGCGTCCCGGCCGGCCGGGCCGTGCCGTTCAGTGCCAAGGTGGCGGTGGCCGAGCTCACCGAGGTCCGCGAGGCCTGGGCCGCGCTGGACCCGGCGGCCGCCGAGCGCCCCTCCGACCACTGGGACGCCGCGCTGCTGCTGGCCGACGGCTCGGTGGTGCCGATCGTGGTGGACGACCGGCAGCCGCCGACCCACTTCGACCTGGCGCTGTCGCCCGAAGCCCCGCTGGGCACCGCCCGCTCGCTCACCTCCAAGCCGGACACCGACGGCTACCTGCAGTTCGCCGACCAGGTGCTGCAGCCCGTGGTGGACCAGGTGCGGCCGGGCCTGCAGGACTCGTTCGTGCTGGGCGGGCGCTTCCCGCTCGACGGCGAGCACCGCTACGAGGTGGTGCTGCGGCACGAGTTCCGCGAGGAGGACCACGCCTACCCGGTGCTGATCAGCGACGGGCGCTTCGAGGTCGAGGTGCCGACCCTGCCGACCGGTTCGTTCGCCGGCAAGGTGCCGCTGCACAAGGGCACATGGGAGATCTTCTTCCGCCCCGAGGGCGACGCCGGCGAGATCCGCTGGCCCGCGGTCATACTCGCGCCGGAGTCCTTCGCCTCACTGCCGCTGATCATGGACTCGCGCGGCAAGGAGATCGCGCTGGAGCGGCGCTACTACGACACCCTCTCGCTGGAGGCCGACTACGGCCTGCCGTCGGAGGAGCGCAGCGGCTACCGCCAGCGCCAGCAGCGCCTGTTCGCCTACCCGGCCGCCCAGCGCCGCCCGCTGCGCGACACGGTGCTCTACAACGTGGCGCTCGGCGGCCAGTACGCCGGCTCGCCGCGCGCCGTGCACGAGGAGCTGGTGCGCCGCGGCCTGCCGCTTGAGCACCTCTGGACGGTCGACGACCTCCAGGCCGAGCTGCCCGGGACCGCTACCGCCGTGCGCGAGTGGAGCCCCGAGTGGCATGAGGCGCTGGCCACTTCGAAGTACATCGTGACCAGCACCCACCTGCCCGACTTCGTCACCCGGCGGCCCGGGCAGGTCATCCTGCAGACCTGGTACGGGACTCCGCTGAAGCGGATCGGGCACGATTTCGAGAAGATCTGGTTCATCGACAGCGAGTACCTCAACCAGCTGGAGCGCGAGGTCCCGCTCTGGGATCTGCTGGTCTCGCCGAATCGCTTCTCAACGCCCGTCCTGCGCCGCGCATTCCGCTATTCCGGGACGGTTGTCGAGTCCGGTTATCCGAGCAACGACATCTTCTTCGCTCCCGACCGGGAGAAGACGGCCGCCCAGGTGCGCGAGCGGCTCGGCCTGCCCGAGGGCAAGAAGGTGGTGCTCTACGCGCCGACCTTCCGCGAGGACCGCGAGCGCCCGCAGGGCGGCTACCAGCTGGACCTGCGCCTCGACCTGGACGCCGCCCAGCAGGCGCTGGGCGAGGACCAGGTGCTGCTGGTGCGTGCCCACTCGGTCGTCCACGGCCAGGTGGCGGGCGCGGGCAACGGCTACGTCTGGGACGTCTCCACCTACCCCGACATGGCCGAACTACTGCTGGTCGCCGACGTGCTGGTCACCGACTACTCCTCGTCGATGTTCGATTTCGCCAACACCGGGCGGCCGATCCTCTTCTTCACCTACGATCTGGAGCACTACCGCGACAACCTGCGCGGCTTCACCTTCGACTTCGAGGAGCAGGCCCCGGGTCCGCTGCTGGAGACCTCCGAGGCGCTGGTGAGCGCGCTCGGCTCGGTGGAGAGCACCACCGAGCCGTACGCGGGGAAGTACGAGACGTTCCGGGCCACCTACTGCGACCTCGACGACGGTCAGGCCTCCGCCCGGGTGGTCGACGCCCTGCTCGGTACGGAGCGCTGACGGAGCCGGTGGCCGTACGCTTCCTTGGGCCCGCGCGGCATTGTGCGGGCCCGATTAAGCATGCGCGCAACTATCGAATCCCTCGATAGCAATGGCTTTTTCAAGAAACTCTTAGAACTAGGCAATTGACCCGGATCAGTAGCGAGGTATGAGATAGCCCCTGGATTCAGGTTCTGCCACCCCCGGGGCAGACCCGTTCCTCGGCCACCGCCATGGCCGGACTTCCGCCATGAAGGGCCCGCTCCCCCCGATGCCTCTTGCCGCCCAGTCCGACCGCACGTCCTCCCGCGCCTCGGCCGACTCCCCGGCTGCGGCGGCCGCTGTCGAACCCCCCAGGATGGGGATCCGCGAGGCCCATTGGGTGGACGGCCGACTCGTCCTCACCGGTTTCGCGCACCGCCATGACCGGGCGTCCGCCCGGCGCGGCAGCGCGCTGACCCTGCTCAGCCTCACCGGGCGCCGCGGCCGGCTGCCGATCCCGGTGCTCACCCGCCCCATACAGTTGCCCGAGGCCACCGAGGAGA
This genomic window contains:
- a CDS encoding YihY/virulence factor BrkB family protein, with translation MKFLTRLPVVGPLVTAVLRTRAYRSYELFTEAKANRLAGAVTFFGFLALFPLLTVALAIAVATLTTSQVDELKQKISDQVPGLATSLGLDSLIANAGAVGAISGLVLLLSGLGWVNTMRGSIRDIWQLPPEDGNVVLLKAWDCLVLGGLGLISLISLGASAVGSTLAGRLATSLGLSDRGPGHDLLAVAGFVIAVGADMLLFGYLLAPFPRIAGQRRREVVIGALIGAVGFELLKVLLASYLSSVSGKSLYGAFGVPIALLLWINFVSRLLMYCVSWTALADPAAARARARASAQAAFRAAQDPGEMGGISPG
- a CDS encoding bifunctional glycosyltransferase/CDP-glycerol:glycerophosphate glycerophosphotransferase, coding for MAPRLSVVVPIYNVERYLEECLESIANQTMGDLECIMVDDGSKDGSAALAEAFAAKDSRFRLVSKKNAGLGAARNTGLLHLTEGTEFIAFVDSDDTLPPSAYELMITTLDQTGSDFATGNVLRFRAIGHYPSGGHRKPFKETRLQTHITEIPALVTDRTAWNKVYRRSFWEAAGILYPEGILYEDAPVSVPHHYLARSVDVLSEPIYHWREREVGEMSITQMRTNPRGLIDRVTSMELVRAWLLKQTDPKFKEYLHSYDENNLVEEIPMFFQSTLEGDEEYRGAYQECVSRLLRAIGPEHVRKLRAPLKLKYHLTLQGRMDEFIEQLRFELDSNGAAPARGLLRPYADYPFLRGGRKSVPADVLRLDNALVMRSRVYSSAWADGRFQLTGHAFPEHLGAENKHDMVKVIVLREAKGRRVIAVPTKVRYSPEATASSPHDLYSCDWAGFTAVIDPAKFKRRGQWQDGTWRVLIAGFGKAGVYKGRISGGWHDSAQSFPSYWVEDNVRVVPSLKDTFLHLRVETLRAKVTELRAEGGEVEVSGTVRAVSDLAGVRLRLNHAESDKALTFPIEFGVPAGRAVPFSAKVAVAELTEVREAWAALDPAAAERPSDHWDAALLLADGSVVPIVVDDRQPPTHFDLALSPEAPLGTARSLTSKPDTDGYLQFADQVLQPVVDQVRPGLQDSFVLGGRFPLDGEHRYEVVLRHEFREEDHAYPVLISDGRFEVEVPTLPTGSFAGKVPLHKGTWEIFFRPEGDAGEIRWPAVILAPESFASLPLIMDSRGKEIALERRYYDTLSLEADYGLPSEERSGYRQRQQRLFAYPAAQRRPLRDTVLYNVALGGQYAGSPRAVHEELVRRGLPLEHLWTVDDLQAELPGTATAVREWSPEWHEALATSKYIVTSTHLPDFVTRRPGQVILQTWYGTPLKRIGHDFEKIWFIDSEYLNQLEREVPLWDLLVSPNRFSTPVLRRAFRYSGTVVESGYPSNDIFFAPDREKTAAQVRERLGLPEGKKVVLYAPTFREDRERPQGGYQLDLRLDLDAAQQALGEDQVLLVRAHSVVHGQVAGAGNGYVWDVSTYPDMAELLLVADVLVTDYSSSMFDFANTGRPILFFTYDLEHYRDNLRGFTFDFEEQAPGPLLETSEALVSALGSVESTTEPYAGKYETFRATYCDLDDGQASARVVDALLGTER